In Ananas comosus cultivar F153 linkage group 7, ASM154086v1, whole genome shotgun sequence, the sequence CACACCCTCGGCAGCGATTCTTCGCCGTTCGCAAACTCCCGGCAGCGAACTTCGGCGGCGAACTTCGGCGGCGACGCTTTCAACAGGTTCATTTCTCACAACCCTAGatcttcatcttttctttttctttttcttttgatttttttgaggGGAATGGGAGGGATTTTCTCTCTTGAGCTTCTAATTAGATCTGATATGATTTCTTTTACAGAGATTTAGGTAGATCTTGCCGGATCAGTGTGAAATCCACCGTCGCACTCGCACATCTTCCTCCCCTTCATGGCTTCATGTAAGTTTTCCTCCCCTTCATGGCTTCATGTATGTTTAtttatagatatttttttttttctaattgatgAAACAAGTGCATTAATATTCTGATCTTCAGACTTCAGGAAGAGAAAgttagcaaaaataaaaattggctatgattttaaaaatttattaaaattttagttaaaaaaattaagaagataaGTGAAAAAGTTATAGCTATAAAGGATtggaatatattatatttatagtataaatatatgtatagcATTACTTAAAATAGTAGCATTACGGATTCAGCAGTGGGGAgctttaactttttatattttaattatgagGGAACATCTGAGGAATGGTCCAATTTATATATAATCGCAGAATTTCGCATGCAATTCCGAccatataaagaaaaatattgtatAAGTGCCCATAATTAACTAATCAATTAGTTTTACACCAAGTATAAGTGCCCGTCTTTAGGTTTACTATTTTTGACTTTTCTAATTTGAATATTGATATCTTTTTCATTTCAAATGTTGTATACttgtatagttgtatttatcattctacatttttttttgaagttgaagATAACTTACAACAAGTTGGAATTTGATCGTGAGGACGTATTTAATTGAACAACAGAGATAACTCGAAGAAAGGCAAGTAGAATTAGTAAGTTCACAAAATCACAGTTTTCATTTCTTGTATAGTTGTAGACGCCATAGTATGTGCTGGAAATTGGATAAGAGCTTCACAAAAGTTTACGAAATCTAAATCTGTAAGTATGCTATGATTTTCAATTATTAGTTGTtaccatttcttttttattatatacttaatttatgatttaaacttaatttttcaGCAAGAGATTACTGAGTTGGAAGATCTGCATATTAGTATTTGTGAAAATAGCACACTATCATCATTTCAGGTAATTATTTGTATGCTATTCTATTGAGCTCTAAAGGATTTTACCTTGTTGACATTTCTaaaatcttttctttattttgtgcCTTGAAAGGTTGGAAGCACAGCCACAAAGTAATCAAGAGTTGTATTTGATCACTTGATGTACACTTTTCATGATGGTAAAAGTCTatacatttgaatttaatattaattatttttattcataactTGTGTTTTTGATCTTTTGCAGGAGGTTGGCAATTTTAACTATCATTGAAAAGTAATGGTTGGATGAAACTTGTAACTTTATCTGGGCaattgttaaattttgttagaCTTCAAATTATTATGATGGTTGGGTACTTGGTACTTGGGTTTATGCctttatggtttctttttgcCTAAAGGCTACTTATAtcgttaatatttttattttagagtgcATTTGGACTTGTATTGTAACTTGTAAACTTGCTATGTGTTTTATTTGGACAATGTGTTATGTAGTAAAGAAGTTTATATTGTTGTTCTTACttgtaaattattaaattttttatatctacttTTTGTTGTTAATGTGTTTTGCTTATAACATCTGTTATAATTCTTACTCGAGCTGTTGAGTCGAGCTAACGAGCCGATTCACGAGCTAACGAGTAATGTAGCATTATAACCGagctaacgagccgaacacgagccggctcgatTAAATTTCGAGCCGATCACGAGCCAGAGTTCTCGAGCTCGTGACGAactcgagccgaacacgagccgaccttgAAGacaacgagccgagctcgagctggctccagctcgctcgagctcggctcgtttacagccctagcgccacgcgggcggggctgggccaattgtataagttgaacacggtgaatcattcaccgtgttcaatacaagatttttgtattggacacggtgaatggttcaccgtgtccaatacaaatacattcgacttagccaaaaatggctaagttgtgggtgtttgtattggacacggtgaaccattcaccgtgtccaattatttgtattagacacggtgaatgattcaccgtgtccaatacaaatatatcccacttagtcattttgtattggacacggtgaaccattcaccgtgtccaatacaaaaattttgtattgaacacggtgaatggttcaccgtgttcaatataaacacttggcccagccccgcccgcgtggcgctgacgtggcgctgacggggcggggccagggccatttttgcaaataatttttacacagggccaattttaaaaaaaaaaattgtcagggggctatttgcaaaaaaaccccGCATTTCTCATATGTGACTCACTATACCACATTTTCATATGTTGGACAATTATATGGATACTAACATacagttcttttttttccccagcTCTCATCAATCAAGACAAACTAACCGCATTGTTATATGTAACACCCATGTTCTTACAGGGGAGAAATCAAACTTGGTCAGGTATATGTATTTCTCAAACCGacatttttttgtttgtatatAATGTTGGTCTCCTgatctatatgtttttttccttatttttaaataatttggtgATGCATCATAAAACCATATCAAACAATATAGagaactaaatttatttataaattatctgctaaaatatttttatatctcttctctttttctagCTTATGTACTCTTAGACTTATGCCAAAATAATTGAAACAACccaaaaatactaaaatgaagATCTACGGCTGAATTCATGCTTTCTCTTCTATTTTGCATTAATTTTTCATTaccttgtatttggttaaaccATCAATTAGTATTCTATTCAATTGTAGGATTATTCTATTTTGGCTTATGATATGTGAATGTGAActtttttttgattaatattGTATGTATGTCGACTTGGCTACCTTATACAAAGTCTATTTAGATTGCGTTGCTTCAATGTTTTGTTTGATGCTCTCCTAGCAACAAAGTTGTGATGCTACCTTCTCTATATCTTGCTGTCAGAATCTCTGTCATAGTATTTTAACAAGTATACCAGCTTGCATATAATGTTGCTAATTTTAGCCTTTTACAGATAAGGACATGTGTATGTACTTTAAACAAAATGCGCTCTTTAAAAACTCCTAAAAAGCTAAGTTCTCCCAATGAACGTGATTGCAGCCCCTTTCTATTTATTGGTAGGATTTACACTTTCAAAGGGTACatatagaaaatttgaatttcacaAGACTATATACATCTTGATAATTTTGCAACAATATCTAATAAGAACTTATATGTGAGGACTTTAGCGAGGCTTCGGTTTTCAAAAACTGTTGCTCAGAGTAATGTCGATGAGGCTTGTGACTAATGCAAATGTCGAAGTTCTCCATATATACTCAGACGATCAAGAGAGATTTGGTTAGATGCTATCTTTCATATATATTCTATCGTGCAAGATAAAGCAGCCAGGGCAAATAGCATGACTATTAGCCATTCCCATGCTATCAATTGGATATCTAGAAAGGTAAAGTTATCTAAATATGCCTTCTTTTTAGTGAGCTTTGGGTTTAGGGTTGGAACAACCCTGTGGTTTGTtctgaattttcataaaatatccAAAAGCATTATGCTAATTTTTGCTTCTGTATTAGTTGAAATTCTGATTTTGGCCTAAAATCTATCTTCATATTGCAATATAATTATTGTGTCTTAACTAAGTTACACCCCTAAATGCATTCTCTTCTTAGTATATCTTGGAGACGTGTAAATATAAGTTAGAACtgcttcttaaaaaaattttacaaatttttctcGGTCCTTTCTAGAAAATCTTTATAACCTtttcgcaattttttttttttcactagatTCTCTAATATAAACTTGATGGATGtttattttttcccctctctctctatctctgaTATTAAAGATTTTGCTTGCTAATTGTGTATGAAAAAGGTAAAGCTTAGTTTGAGCTCCAAGGAGGTAACTCTATCTCATCTCTTCTTAGTCCAtcatatttatattctaatTAGTTGTGTTGTGAGTAAAATTTGTTTAATATCAAATATCGTGTACATAAAtagttatttttcaaaaaaatttcagttttGATTGCATTGAAAATTAGTTTAATCTTGCAAATTTGAGATCTTATTTTGATCTCATATGTTTTAGGTGggtgaagtaaaaaaaaagtaagttaAAATGTTTGGAGGCCCCTTTAACTATATCCCGTTTTGATATAtgccctttatttatttatttattattattgacattactttattttattcgTTATGATGCAGGTTAAGGAacttattttaaaatgcatTATAACTAGAAGGTTTTTGGTACATTTTTCTCTATGAAAATGTTAAGGAGAAAGTGAGCTCTATGTTGGCACTAAGGATTTTCTCAAAAGATGTAATGTCTATTTTAAGATTTAACTGTTAAGCAAATGTTAAAAAGTTGAAGAAGGCCGGTCTagattttatacatattttaaacCTTAATAGTTTTATATCGGTATACAAAGAGTTTTTTTTAAGTGCATGTATAatattctttttaactttttcttcGTTTTTTGTCATTTGTAGtaaatttgttttattatcCATGAACTTATGCAGTTTGATGATTTTGACATACTATAATTGCCAgaccatttttattttatgattttgttGTGAAAGCTATTATAAAAGTAGAGTTTTGGGTGACATGCAATCTCTCTTGAATACGATTGATTAGTTTTGAattattgattttctttttcttatcataatttagtttttttatttgaaatttataatttataatatggtctttatatactatttttgtattttattgatattttattctttgcaattttttttagccatatctacccgccgcaacgcgcgggtcactacactatAGTTGTAGATTAATAATGTAATAATAACTATATAGATTTTCATGCGTTTCCTTTGGCAATAATTCTTCTGATCTCCCCATTCACACGTtcaaatttttgcaaatttggtCAAATTATAACTCCTTTTCATCAATCATGAACATAAAAAAGATGTATTGATCATGAGGTGTACGTaccataatatttttaaactattgtGTGTGAACACACCCATCATCTACatgaacacacaaaaaaaaaaagaaaaaacaaagaaaacaagTATGTTGTTGTGGGTAACATGATCTCATTCCTGTGTTACaaattatgaatatatatatatagaattaggctgaaatactattaatagtaaaacgttttttttgctatcaaatttttaatccttggatgaaaaattgtagggtcaggatgatattagtcggttagagttgaatggtctccctagggttgagtggtccccactgggttatagtatttaatccaatggttagaaataatgaaaagagttgatccaaaggctaaaaaactggtaacaataatggaattttgctactaatagtagctcagtccaactctctctctctctctctctctctatatatatatatatatatatatatatagacaaagGGATATGAAATATATTTCTTGTTATGAAAAAGTGACTCTCCAATCTATATGTACACGTACTCTCcaactatatatacttttttctaatttttacgCTCTATGTGTGTAATTTTATATGGGCTTATGAGTTTGCAAAAGATGAAGCTAACAAGAAAGAttggtattttttatttttattcttattttttttttggtgtgagTGGGCGCTGTGGTTGTATGATTAAGTATAATTTAGATAGTGCGAAGAATTATACGAAAACATGGCCGTCACAAAGAAATTctcataaaatatttgatatactataataaaatatgttttagatgatatttttttagatGCAAATAGACAAAGAGGTTTTAGGGCGCAAAAACAAGTTTTTATTCTAGCATCTTTAATATTTGACATGTGTCGACACCATGTTTAAGCGTTgccaataaacatatttttatcaaatactgataaaaatATTTCGACTCTATATTAAAGCGtcggtatatatatttttcccgATATATTTACGTAACGACTTTTACTCGACGCTTTCACAAGCGTTAGAGTTATTCTTATCGATCAACATTTTAAAGCGTcgctaattattatttaaagtgttCTTGCGTGCAAGATTTGttatatatactaattttagTCATCCAATTCGCGCTTGCGTGCACTTTGCTTTATTTATGATCATGCATGGCTATATATAGTAAACGTACGTTATGAATGTTTATTTACACTTTCTACGTTGTATTTTTCTATTTGCTAAATTCTTTTATTGAACTTCAGATTTTGGTGACAATCTCTAAACCTCGTCAGTACATGATGATAAATAGTCCACTACTACAGGTACAAAATTTAGTGGCGACATATATCGCCACCATAGTTAAAATTGTCGTTACGAAAAAcgttttggcggcgacaatttGTCGCCGCATGCCGCCGCCTAAAATCCGTCGGTAAAACTATTTGATGGCGACAATTTATCGCCGCCAAAAGTTAGATTATTAGTGGCGACATACGATCGCCGCGAAACGTTAGACAATTAGTGGCGACATTGTGTCGACAATATTTACAACCAATcgtgatttcaaatttttttatcgagatatataatatattaacatGTGTGCAGGTTTTGTATATTTCTATGGAATCCCTGAAACAAATAAATCTTTTAATTGTTTTCTAGTCATTATCCTCAATATGAAATcggatttattttattatgtatgTAGGCATAAAATTTATCCACGTAAAAAAAAGATTACTTGCATTTGTAGAGAAAATTATCATTCCTGCTCATTACTAGCTTTAACCGTTACGTTGTTTTTCTCTACGTTTTATTCAGCACAAAAGTATATATAGAATCATTTTGGTTTGTCAAAACACTTCAATCCTTCGTCGATGAACGTTGCGCCTTCTTTTTTGGATGGTGTTCTCGTTTCTCCAGTCCTTCGTCGATGAACTATGCAAGCTTATCAACTAGCTAATTAGGGTCTGTCTAGCAAAAAATGTACTATGTATTTCTCTTTAATTTGAGGATTTTTCTAATTCTGTATCGTCTCatttgtttaaataaattttcgcTCTCAGACgatttccctcaaaaaaaaaaaaaagaaaaaagaaaaaagaaaaaagaaaaaattgtgtTGATGGGATGGAGGAAGCAGAGAATTGAAATTTGTTAGACCTGTGTAGATGCTTATATATGGGACCTCTTaaactatgatttttttttttttttgacataagataaattttgaaaatgtatatatatatagtggtgctttcaattttctaatctttggattaatcttttgatcatttctaattttttgattaatattatttttctacggAGACTActaaccctaggggaccactatcatccgaATCCTATAATTCTTCATCCAAAAGCTAAAAGTCAGAACTTCTAATTTTCAAGTGTAAATCTTAactattaaatagtttaatagacTCCTTTTTTCAATTGAATTTGCTAATTACGTAATTATTTTCGTACTTTGTATTGTATATAACTTTATAAAGCCTtaaagtactatatatatatatatatatatatatatatatatatagagttcggctgctatgctatcaatagcacgaagcactttgtgctac encodes:
- the LOC109712689 gene encoding uncharacterized protein LOC109712689 translates to MFSSSALYSISYFITAQRHRALQHVTSRLGSLSLSLSKSHKGTAASPSLSLSISHKFTTLDRHSHTLGSDSSPFANSRQRTSAANFGGDAFNRDLGRSCRISVKSTVALAHLPPLHGFMLEAQPQSNQELYLIT